In a single window of the Methylophaga frappieri genome:
- a CDS encoding cytochrome c biogenesis protein ResB produces MSQPKSSRLKNVPFGKRLFAFLGSMDLAITLLLTLAIASVIGTVLQQNQPYTDYVLKFGPFWFEVFEQLGLYDVYSAGWFLLILTLLVISTGVCVIRHFPSMVRDMWQLRTQVQKKSLRLMPHHAQWSVRTPLETTTTTLRDVIKQTGYRSRLVEKQGGLLISAMRGGANRLGYLFTHIAIVVICLGGLIDGNLSLKLAELQGKIQIETRDLAIRDIPAQSRLPVGDKAFRGTVSIPEGKSADVVFLPVRDGYLLQALPFRIEVEEFRVEHYPNGQPKSFESDLRIHDPELAAPLEQTIAVNHPWIYKGHAIYQASFSDGGSHVSIKAWPLSGQSTTTGPASLDTKVFSTSEMQVGEQLFKLEMINFRPFNINPDPTEEDSDNLRNFGPSIGFKIRTETGEAQEFENYMFPVPRDGRNFFLSGVRNTPAEQFAYLYLPADENGQLEGFIAFNQALRNESVTSRIAGEMMRDALSVLPAANAELEQNLQSTLETLLSMFVRGGFDEVRRFIDDELPDSERDSLAPAYLGMLREMLSRIYFTEVAPDASIDDPDAMLFLQDAVDAIGILPRYGAPVFLQLTDFKHIESTGLQIAKAPGKNIVYFGCLLLVIGVFLQFYLPQRRFWLWVEPSENGSQILLAGSSNRRGRDFDEAFNQQHEKLLAATRTREL; encoded by the coding sequence ATGTCGCAGCCAAAATCCTCTAGGTTAAAAAACGTGCCATTTGGCAAGCGTTTGTTTGCTTTTCTTGGTTCGATGGACCTCGCCATTACATTGCTTTTGACGTTAGCGATTGCTTCTGTCATCGGCACGGTCTTGCAACAAAATCAGCCCTACACGGATTATGTTCTCAAGTTCGGTCCCTTTTGGTTTGAGGTCTTTGAACAGTTGGGGCTTTATGATGTTTACAGTGCCGGCTGGTTTCTTTTAATACTGACATTGCTGGTTATTTCAACGGGCGTCTGTGTTATTCGACATTTCCCGTCAATGGTTCGGGATATGTGGCAGTTGCGAACCCAGGTGCAAAAGAAGTCTCTTCGGCTCATGCCGCATCATGCGCAGTGGTCAGTGCGTACCCCACTAGAAACGACCACAACCACACTTCGAGATGTCATTAAGCAAACAGGCTATCGTAGCCGACTGGTTGAAAAGCAGGGCGGCTTATTAATTTCAGCAATGCGAGGTGGGGCGAATCGATTAGGGTATTTGTTTACCCACATCGCGATTGTTGTGATTTGCCTAGGCGGGTTGATTGACGGCAATTTATCGCTAAAACTGGCTGAGTTACAAGGCAAAATACAAATTGAGACCCGGGATTTGGCGATTCGTGATATTCCGGCACAAAGCCGTCTGCCGGTCGGCGATAAAGCTTTTCGTGGCACGGTCAGTATTCCGGAAGGCAAGTCAGCCGATGTGGTTTTCTTGCCCGTGCGAGATGGCTATTTATTGCAGGCTTTACCGTTTCGCATTGAAGTGGAGGAGTTCCGGGTCGAGCATTATCCAAACGGCCAACCGAAGTCTTTTGAGTCAGATTTACGTATTCATGACCCGGAGTTGGCGGCGCCGTTAGAGCAGACAATTGCGGTCAATCATCCTTGGATTTATAAGGGACATGCTATTTATCAGGCCAGTTTCAGTGATGGCGGATCTCATGTAAGCATTAAAGCTTGGCCTTTGTCAGGGCAAAGCACAACTACTGGCCCGGCATCACTGGATACCAAAGTATTTTCAACTAGCGAAATGCAGGTTGGTGAACAGCTGTTCAAGTTGGAAATGATTAATTTTCGGCCATTTAATATCAATCCGGATCCGACAGAAGAAGACTCGGATAATTTGCGTAATTTTGGTCCCAGTATCGGTTTTAAAATTCGAACTGAAACGGGTGAAGCCCAAGAGTTTGAAAACTATATGTTCCCGGTGCCACGAGATGGACGTAACTTTTTTCTGAGTGGTGTCAGAAACACTCCTGCTGAGCAATTTGCCTACTTGTATTTACCAGCGGATGAAAACGGGCAGTTAGAAGGGTTTATTGCTTTTAATCAAGCGCTGAGGAATGAATCGGTTACCAGCCGAATCGCTGGCGAGATGATGCGTGATGCTTTGTCTGTGCTGCCTGCAGCCAATGCTGAACTGGAGCAAAACCTGCAGTCGACATTGGAAACACTGCTCAGCATGTTTGTGCGTGGTGGCTTTGATGAAGTAAGACGCTTTATTGATGATGAGCTGCCAGATAGTGAACGCGATAGTCTCGCCCCTGCTTACCTTGGAATGTTGCGGGAAATGCTGTCCCGTATTTATTTCACTGAGGTTGCACCCGATGCCAGTATTGATGATCCAGATGCGATGCTGTTCTTGCAGGATGCGGTCGATGCGATCGGTATTTTACCGCGTTACGGGGCACCAGTTTTCTTGCAATTAACCGACTTTAAACATATCGAATCTACCGGTCTGCAAATTGCCAAAGCGCCGGGGAAAAACATTGTTTACTTTGGCTGTCTGTTATTGGTCATTGGGGTGTTTTTGCAGTTTTATCTCCCGCAAAGACGCTTCTGGCTCTGGGTGGAACCGTCAGAAAACGGCAGTCAGATTTTGCTGGCGGGCTCAAGTAATCGCAGGGGGCGTGACTTTGATGAAGCCTTTAATCAACAACACGAGAAACTATTGGCGGCAACCCGTACAAGGGAACTCTAG